Proteins encoded within one genomic window of Dromaius novaehollandiae isolate bDroNov1 chromosome 7, bDroNov1.hap1, whole genome shotgun sequence:
- the CCDC150 gene encoding coiled-coil domain-containing protein 150 isoform X7 — protein MDVAIAAEDLRNTKQKMNCRLQDLMEHLSHEISLRESLEESQATMMCHVQDMETTVEAERKQVQILQQDCQELRKDVQLAQERLQEEKERTAQLEQQCTQLKAELDSRNCIISQLNEEEKNAQLSFNRQQKENLQLQSKLTALQETAEKVQVLNDHLSHQCSDLSTTLQSVAMENVKLISDHQAILKSEQEKMTRQLQEQDSLLDAACADILGELQSVQHERAQLQKELEALHTEHGKCRQKASLKEEAAAMQRKLLECTVARLQGELETALQERGSLLAEKEDLKQEIKTTTNEITQERNKLEVEKTENKLEMASMKSSLQTLAEENKRLLDRLAALEHQQHAQQKVQQVLAELTNSKNKLAYDKGKLQMANLQCQLEAAKNDNSKVTAVLEHVLATHSKMQAALEAVQTELGHKDTEISSLRRDRSQSQQKIQRLETELEHCQARVVAMGSQHSSQVEPLCKALEVTRTDNKKLALRLEQALQANNTLQNKLIQTQHDLKNKETEHQELIDCRKQLMEEAQTEEKKYVECLESLKKQFNIEREASRKAAQRESAELKKALEEASSKLGEVSRANRELRQKVTELEKSLASYKEKLKSQRAQVRHCLAFKASNAQNTERIKEIESELREMEAIKEQYQKKNYEQSQNIQKFVTELTSLQNEMQELLKNQHEMQTQNRQLETQLEVERRRGQQLENQCQRLEERVKHLKKCKEETEQKLKEASIESEQITVNLEEARRWFKSKFDSLQPELIKNHQAKNSEESSFEREEKKQAELPTQPSLGGRARTQPLQLTTRKARVTWAGSELT, from the exons ATGGATGTAGCAATTgcagctgaggatctgaggaacacaaaacagaaaatgaactgTAGATTGCAGGAC ctaatGGAGCATCTGTCCCACGAGATCAGCCTGCGGGAATCTTTGGAGGAATCCCAAGCAACCATGATGTGTCATGTACAGGACATGGAAACAACAGTAGAAGCAGAACGGAAGCAG GTGCAGATATTGCAGCAGGACTGCCAGGAGTTGCGTAAAGATGTCCAGCTAGCCCAAGAGAGGCTGcaagaagagaaggagagaactGCGCAGCTGGAGCAGCAGTGCACACAGCTGAAAGCTGAGCTGG acTCCAGGAACTGTATCATTTCCCAgcttaatgaagaagaaaaa AATGCACAGCTGTCCTTTAACAGACAACAAAAAGAGAACCTGCAGCTTCAGTCTAAACTAACTGCCCTGCAAGAAACAGCAGAGAAAGTACAG GTCCTTAATGACCACTTAAGCCATCAATGCTCAGACCTTAGCACCACACTTCAAAGTGTTGCCATGGAGAATGTTAAACTCATTTCAGATCATCAGGCCATCCTTAAG TCAGAACAAGAAAAGATGACTcggcagctgcaggagcaagACTCACTTCTGGATGCTGCCTGTGCCGACATtcttggagagctgcagagtgtGCAACACGAGAGGGCTCAGCTTCAGAAAGAGCT GGAGGCCTTGCATACAGAGCATGGCAAATGCAGGCAGAAAGCAAGCCTcaaggaagaagcagcagccatgcaGAGAAAGCTGCTGGAATGTACTGTTGCTAGACTGCAGGGTGAACTGGAGACAGCTTTGCAAGAGAGGGGATCTCTGCTAGCTGAAAAGGAAGATCTTAAGCAGGAG ATAAAGACAACAACAAATGAAATAACACAGGAAAGGAACAAACTGGAAGtagaaaaaacagagaacaag CTAGAAATGGCTTCAATGAAATCCTCTTTGCAGACactagcagaagaaaacaagaggcTATTGGATCGCTTGGCTGCACTGGAACACCAGCAA CATGCCCAGCAGAAGGTGCAGCAGGTGCTAGCAGAGCTGACCAACAGCAAGAATAAACTGGCCTATGACAAAGGAAAACTTCAG atgGCTAACTTGCAGTGCCAGCTGGAGGCAGCAAAGAATGATAACAGTAAGGTGACAGCCGTGCTGGAGCATGTGTTAGCAACTCATAGCAAGatgcaggcagctctggaggcAGTACAAACAGAGCTCGGACACAAGGACACTGAAATCAGCAGTCTCAGAAGAGACAG GAGCCAGAgtcaacagaaaatacagaggtTAGAAACAGAATTGGAACACTGCCAAGCCAGAGTGGTTGCCATGGGAAGCCAGCACAGCAGCCAG GTGGAACCACTTTGTAAAGCACTAGAAGTTACTAGAACAGACAACAAGAAACTTGCTCTTCGTTTGGAACAAGCTCTGCAGGCCAATAATACCCTGCAGAACAAGCTGATCCAGACTCAGCATgacctgaaaaacaaagaaactgagCATCAAGAGCTGATAGACTGCAG GAAACAGCTAATGGAAGAAGCTCAGACTGAGGAAAAGAAGTACGTTGAATGCTTGGAGTCTTTGAAGAAGCAGTTTAACATTGAGCGAGAGGCTTCTAGAAAAGCTGCCCAGCGAGAATCTGCTGAG CTCAAGAAGGCCCTTGAAGAAGCATCCTCCAAATTGGGTGAAGTGTCGCGTGCTAACAGGGAGCTACGGCAGAAAGTAACAGAGCTGGAAAAGTCTTTGGCTAGCTACAAGGAAAAGCTAAAAAGCCAGAGAGCTCAAGTCAGACATTGCCTGGCCTTTAAAGCTAGCAATGCTCAGAACACAGAGAGGATAAAG GAGATTGAATCTGAACTGAGAGAAATGGAAGCAATAAAAGAGCAGTATCAGAAGAAGAATTATGAACAG TCGCAGAACATCCAAAAATTCGTGACAGAGTTAACAAGTTTGCAGAATGAGATGCAAGAGTTATTGAAAAACCAACATGAAATGCAAACACAGAACAGGCAGCTGGAGACCCAGCTGGAAGTGGAGAGAAGGCGAGGGCAGCAGCTGGAAAACCAGTGTCAG agATTGGAAGAAAGAGTCAAACATCTGAAGAAATgtaaagaagaaacagaacagaaactgAAGGAAGCCAGCATAGAATCAGAACAG ATCACGGTTAACCTGGAGGAAGCTCGCCGCTGGTTCAAATCTAAGTTtgacagcctgcagccagaactTATAAAAAACCACCAGGCAAAGAACTCTGAAGAGAGCAGCTTTGAAagggag
- the CCDC150 gene encoding coiled-coil domain-containing protein 150 isoform X9 — translation MMCHVQDMETTVEAERKQVQILQQDCQELRKDVQLAQERLQEEKERTAQLEQQCTQLKAELDSRNCIISQLNEEEKNAQLSFNRQQKENLQLQSKLTALQETAEKVQVLNDHLSHQCSDLSTTLQSVAMENVKLISDHQAILKSEQEKMTRQLQEQDSLLDAACADILGELQSVQHERAQLQKELEALHTEHGKCRQKASLKEEAAAMQRKLLECTVARLQGELETALQERGSLLAEKEDLKQEIKTTTNEITQERNKLEVEKTENKLEMASMKSSLQTLAEENKRLLDRLAALEHQQHAQQKVQQVLAELTNSKNKLAYDKGKLQMANLQCQLEAAKNDNSKVTAVLEHVLATHSKMQAALEAVQTELGHKDTEISSLRRDRSQSQQKIQRLETELEHCQARVVAMGSQHSSQVEPLCKALEVTRTDNKKLALRLEQALQANNTLQNKLIQTQHDLKNKETEHQELIDCRKQLMEEAQTEEKKYVECLESLKKQFNIEREASRKAAQRESAELKKALEEASSKLGEVSRANRELRQKVTELEKSLASYKEKLKSQRAQVRHCLAFKASNAQNTERIKEIESELREMEAIKEQYQKKNYEQSQNIQKFVTELTSLQNEMQELLKNQHEMQTQNRQLETQLEVERRRGQQLENQCQRLEERVKHLKKCKEETEQKLKEASIESEQITVNLEEARRWFKSKFDSLQPELIKNHQAKNSEESSFEREEKKQAELPTQPSLGGRARTQPLQLTTRKARVTWAGSELT, via the exons ATGATGTGTCATGTACAGGACATGGAAACAACAGTAGAAGCAGAACGGAAGCAG GTGCAGATATTGCAGCAGGACTGCCAGGAGTTGCGTAAAGATGTCCAGCTAGCCCAAGAGAGGCTGcaagaagagaaggagagaactGCGCAGCTGGAGCAGCAGTGCACACAGCTGAAAGCTGAGCTGG acTCCAGGAACTGTATCATTTCCCAgcttaatgaagaagaaaaa AATGCACAGCTGTCCTTTAACAGACAACAAAAAGAGAACCTGCAGCTTCAGTCTAAACTAACTGCCCTGCAAGAAACAGCAGAGAAAGTACAG GTCCTTAATGACCACTTAAGCCATCAATGCTCAGACCTTAGCACCACACTTCAAAGTGTTGCCATGGAGAATGTTAAACTCATTTCAGATCATCAGGCCATCCTTAAG TCAGAACAAGAAAAGATGACTcggcagctgcaggagcaagACTCACTTCTGGATGCTGCCTGTGCCGACATtcttggagagctgcagagtgtGCAACACGAGAGGGCTCAGCTTCAGAAAGAGCT GGAGGCCTTGCATACAGAGCATGGCAAATGCAGGCAGAAAGCAAGCCTcaaggaagaagcagcagccatgcaGAGAAAGCTGCTGGAATGTACTGTTGCTAGACTGCAGGGTGAACTGGAGACAGCTTTGCAAGAGAGGGGATCTCTGCTAGCTGAAAAGGAAGATCTTAAGCAGGAG ATAAAGACAACAACAAATGAAATAACACAGGAAAGGAACAAACTGGAAGtagaaaaaacagagaacaag CTAGAAATGGCTTCAATGAAATCCTCTTTGCAGACactagcagaagaaaacaagaggcTATTGGATCGCTTGGCTGCACTGGAACACCAGCAA CATGCCCAGCAGAAGGTGCAGCAGGTGCTAGCAGAGCTGACCAACAGCAAGAATAAACTGGCCTATGACAAAGGAAAACTTCAG atgGCTAACTTGCAGTGCCAGCTGGAGGCAGCAAAGAATGATAACAGTAAGGTGACAGCCGTGCTGGAGCATGTGTTAGCAACTCATAGCAAGatgcaggcagctctggaggcAGTACAAACAGAGCTCGGACACAAGGACACTGAAATCAGCAGTCTCAGAAGAGACAG GAGCCAGAgtcaacagaaaatacagaggtTAGAAACAGAATTGGAACACTGCCAAGCCAGAGTGGTTGCCATGGGAAGCCAGCACAGCAGCCAG GTGGAACCACTTTGTAAAGCACTAGAAGTTACTAGAACAGACAACAAGAAACTTGCTCTTCGTTTGGAACAAGCTCTGCAGGCCAATAATACCCTGCAGAACAAGCTGATCCAGACTCAGCATgacctgaaaaacaaagaaactgagCATCAAGAGCTGATAGACTGCAG GAAACAGCTAATGGAAGAAGCTCAGACTGAGGAAAAGAAGTACGTTGAATGCTTGGAGTCTTTGAAGAAGCAGTTTAACATTGAGCGAGAGGCTTCTAGAAAAGCTGCCCAGCGAGAATCTGCTGAG CTCAAGAAGGCCCTTGAAGAAGCATCCTCCAAATTGGGTGAAGTGTCGCGTGCTAACAGGGAGCTACGGCAGAAAGTAACAGAGCTGGAAAAGTCTTTGGCTAGCTACAAGGAAAAGCTAAAAAGCCAGAGAGCTCAAGTCAGACATTGCCTGGCCTTTAAAGCTAGCAATGCTCAGAACACAGAGAGGATAAAG GAGATTGAATCTGAACTGAGAGAAATGGAAGCAATAAAAGAGCAGTATCAGAAGAAGAATTATGAACAG TCGCAGAACATCCAAAAATTCGTGACAGAGTTAACAAGTTTGCAGAATGAGATGCAAGAGTTATTGAAAAACCAACATGAAATGCAAACACAGAACAGGCAGCTGGAGACCCAGCTGGAAGTGGAGAGAAGGCGAGGGCAGCAGCTGGAAAACCAGTGTCAG agATTGGAAGAAAGAGTCAAACATCTGAAGAAATgtaaagaagaaacagaacagaaactgAAGGAAGCCAGCATAGAATCAGAACAG ATCACGGTTAACCTGGAGGAAGCTCGCCGCTGGTTCAAATCTAAGTTtgacagcctgcagccagaactTATAAAAAACCACCAGGCAAAGAACTCTGAAGAGAGCAGCTTTGAAagggag